Proteins encoded by one window of Burkholderia plantarii:
- a CDS encoding phage tail protein produces the protein MSEPLNLKLTTVGQTAIFNAQNNGLDVTLTHIQFGTGNRVPDRKETALVSPKQLATIGAGQKISDSQIRMSAVFIGASNYEVCEIGIWAGEPGSPDSVLFAYCSQEAGRYAVMSAGVDFVFSYDMSIDEAVGNVVKIIVDPNGSAMIALMASHEAAANPHPQYATHAEVKTKVADVVGGAPGPLDTLGKLAGAVGGDPGFGRKVVLKAGDTMTGPLNVPIVRLTEGLPDDGAAPQIYNDPSKRNIVFRTGSAGAYRYSHINDEGMLTLPLRPTWGATPWDTDNLDPGALVAKAGGTMTGALYLPNVALNQGMRDGDAGSVVYNDPGKCNLVFRTGPTGAYNYGVIDEQGTLRLPTRPMWNATPWDTGNFDPNRKAAIESPAFVGSPSAPTPSFEDNSKRIATTEFVVRAISTADIGAIYFEARSRPRAGHLVLDGALLLRKDYPALWSYAQESGALVSDANWHDDNWGNFSDGDGATTFRVPELRGEHIRCWDNGRGVDSGRVCGSWQDSMNRSHSHGATASAAPDHVHTAWTDTQGSHYHVAKDPGHSHTVEMGRVGVVAVDYGQGWGPYNWDRQDIRYTSHTDTGIWIDWAGNHGHNVGIGGGGTHSHAVTVSADGGSESRPRNIALLATMRAY, from the coding sequence GTGAGCGAACCGCTGAACCTGAAACTGACGACTGTAGGTCAGACCGCCATCTTCAATGCCCAGAACAACGGGCTCGACGTGACGCTGACTCACATCCAGTTCGGAACCGGGAATCGTGTTCCGGACAGAAAGGAGACGGCGCTCGTCTCACCGAAGCAACTTGCCACGATCGGGGCTGGCCAGAAGATATCGGACTCGCAGATCCGCATGTCGGCCGTGTTCATCGGGGCGTCGAACTACGAGGTGTGTGAGATCGGAATCTGGGCCGGTGAGCCGGGATCGCCCGATTCCGTTCTCTTCGCGTACTGCTCGCAGGAGGCCGGCCGCTACGCCGTCATGTCCGCCGGCGTGGATTTCGTTTTCTCGTACGACATGAGCATCGACGAGGCGGTTGGCAACGTGGTGAAGATCATCGTTGATCCGAACGGTAGCGCGATGATTGCGCTGATGGCGTCGCACGAAGCCGCTGCCAATCCTCACCCCCAATACGCGACCCACGCCGAGGTGAAGACGAAGGTCGCTGATGTCGTCGGTGGCGCGCCTGGCCCGCTCGACACGCTCGGGAAGCTGGCGGGCGCGGTGGGCGGCGATCCAGGGTTTGGAAGAAAGGTTGTGCTCAAGGCCGGTGACACGATGACAGGCCCGCTCAACGTCCCCATCGTGCGCCTTACCGAAGGTTTGCCCGATGACGGGGCTGCGCCCCAGATATATAACGACCCCAGCAAGCGCAATATCGTGTTCCGAACCGGCTCGGCCGGCGCCTATAGATACAGCCACATCAATGACGAGGGCATGTTGACGTTGCCCTTGAGGCCGACTTGGGGAGCGACGCCTTGGGATACGGACAACCTTGATCCTGGTGCGCTTGTGGCCAAAGCTGGCGGCACGATGACTGGGGCACTGTATCTGCCGAACGTGGCCCTCAATCAAGGTATGCGCGACGGTGATGCTGGCTCGGTCGTCTATAACGACCCTGGCAAGTGCAATCTCGTGTTCCGGACTGGGCCGACCGGTGCCTACAACTACGGTGTCATCGATGAGCAAGGTACGTTGAGGTTGCCAACTCGTCCGATGTGGAATGCTACGCCGTGGGACACCGGCAACTTCGATCCAAACAGAAAAGCGGCGATCGAATCTCCCGCCTTTGTCGGCAGTCCTAGCGCGCCCACGCCTAGCTTTGAAGACAACTCGAAAAGGATCGCGACCACTGAATTTGTCGTGCGCGCTATAAGCACTGCGGATATCGGGGCGATTTACTTTGAAGCACGTTCACGACCTCGTGCAGGTCATCTCGTGTTGGACGGCGCGCTGCTTCTCCGAAAAGATTATCCGGCGTTGTGGTCATACGCACAGGAGAGTGGGGCGCTTGTATCTGACGCCAATTGGCACGACGATAACTGGGGTAATTTTTCTGACGGAGATGGTGCGACAACGTTTCGCGTACCGGAGCTTCGTGGCGAACATATTCGATGTTGGGACAACGGTCGGGGCGTTGATAGCGGCCGCGTATGCGGTTCATGGCAAGACAGCATGAACCGCTCACATAGTCACGGCGCCACGGCGTCTGCGGCGCCAGACCACGTTCATACGGCATGGACTGACACACAGGGGTCGCATTACCACGTCGCGAAAGATCCTGGGCACTCGCACACGGTTGAAATGGGTCGTGTTGGCGTTGTCGCTGTCGACTATGGCCAAGGATGGGGGCCGTATAACTGGGATCGACAAGACATTCGATACACGTCGCATACGGATACCGGAATCTGGATCGACTGGGCGGGAAATCACGGTCACAACGTTGGTATCGGCGGCGGTGGCACGCACAGCCATGCCGTTACCGTCAGCGCAGATGGAGGAAGCGAATCGCGTCCGCGCAACATCGCGCTGCTGGCAACGATGCGTGCTTATTGA